The sequence TTCGCACCGACCTCTTTACCCATGTCACCGCCCTGGCAGTGCGCTTCTTCGATCGCACCCCCGTCGGCAAACTGATTACCCGCATCACCAGCGATGTCGATGCCCTGGGAGACGTCTTTTCGACCGGAGCCGTGGGCATCATCACCGACGTGATCTCCATGCTGGTGCTGCTGGTAGTGATGTTTACCATGCAGTGGCAGCTAGCCCTCATGCTGCTGGCCCTGCTGTTGCCGGTCACCTGGCTGATTATTTACTTTCAGCAGCAGTATCGCAAAGCTAACTACAAAGCTCGCGAATACCTCTCTGAGCTTAACGCCACCCTGCAAGAAAACGTGGCGGGCATTAACGTGGTGCAGCTGTTTCGGCGCGAACGCTACAACGCCGAGATGTTTCGGGGCACCAACCAGAAGTACATCACCGCCGTTGACAAAACCATTTTCTACGACTCAGCCGTGTCATCGACGCTGGAGTGGATCTCGCTAGTAGCGATCGGCGGCGTGCTTTGGCTCGGTGGCCTGCTGGTCATGGAAGACGCCCTCACCTTCGGTACCCTGGCTACGTTTATTTTATTTGCCCAGCGCCTATTCGATCCCCTGCGCCAGTTCGCTGACAAGTTCACCGCCATTCAGGCCGGGCTAACTGCCGTAGAGCGGATTACCGACCTGTTTACCGTGCCCGTAGAAATTCGTGACCCGGAGAAGGTGTGGAGTGAGGGAGTGGGAAGTGAGGGGGTAGGGAGTCAGGGCGCGGGGGGCGGGGAAATTGACCATAGTGCTTTTCCCACCACCTACCTTACCCCGCTAGAAGCCGCCGCCCCATCTACCACCCATTCACCCATCCACTCATCCACCCCCTACCCATCCAAGGCGTCCGAAATCTGCTTCGACCAGGTCACCTTTGGCTACAAGGCCGACGAGCCTGTAATCAAAGATCTCACCTTTACCCTTCGCCCTGGGGAGAAAGTGGCGCTGGTGGGGCCAACCGGAGCAGGCAAAAGCTCGATCATCCGCCTGCTGTGCCGCCTCTACGACATCAATCAAGGGGCGATTTTGCTGGATGGCGTCGATATTCGTGATTTGCCCCAGGCGGAGCTGCGGCAGCGAATGGCGGTGATTTTGCAGGATGGCTTTTTGTTTGCCGGAGACGTCAAAAGCAACATTACCCTGGGCGAGGAATATCCCCTAGAGGCGGTGATCGAGGCGGCAAAGCAGACTAATATTCACGGGCTGATTGAAGATTTGCCTCAGGGCTACGACACCGAACTGCGGGAGCGGGGCACCAATCTCTCGGGGGGACAAAAGCAACTGCTGGCCTTTGCTCGGGCGGCCATTCGCAACCCCGGCATTTTGGTACTCGACGAGGCCACCGCCAACCTAGATGTGGGCACCGAAGCGATGATTCAAGAAGCCCTAGAGCGCCTGCTGGAGCATCGCACGGCGATTATTATTGCCCACCGCCTGTCAACAATTCGCAATGTCGATCGCATTTTGGTGCTCAAGCATGGTGAACTGGTTGAGCAGGGTAGCCACGACGAACTGCTGGCGCAGGAAGGGTTGTATTCAAGCCTGTATCGGTTGCAGCGACTGGGGGTTTAGGCTTCAGGTTCGAGTGTTCGGCCTGTTTGCAAAACCTGATCCCCCTCCTACAATGGCCCCTAGGCTTGAGGTCTAGGGCAGCCTTATCAGTTGCCCCGTCGCTCTAGACATTGTTCTTTTTTGAACGGCATGGCAATCGCAGCCCCGCAATCTGAAAAACGCGAAACTCCGCCCGCAAATGATGGTTTTCTGGTGTGTGGGTTGGGTAGCCTGGGCCAAAACTGTGTAGCTAACCTGAAGAGCTTTGGGGTGCCGGTGCATGCCATTAACGACACCCTGCCCGACCAGTGGGAAGTGCCCCACCTGCGGCAGCTCATTGACCATTTAGAGATTGGTGACTGTCGCTCGGCAGAGGTGCTGGAGATAGCGGGCATTCGCCAGTGCCGGGCGGTGCTGCTGGTGACTCAAGATGAGCGAGTCAATCTGGAGGCGGCGCTGACCGCGAGGGTGCTGAATCCGAAGGTGCGGCTGGTGATGCGATCGGATAAGCAGAACCTGAACGAGCTGATGGGGCAGCAGTTGCAGAATTTCATTGCCTTTGAACCCACTCAGCTTGCGGCTCCGGCCTTTGCCCTGGGAGCCTTTGGCGAAGCATTAGTGGGCTATTTTAATCTCGATGGCCATCGCTTTCAGGTCGTGAAGCAGGTGCTAGAGCCGACCCATCCGTGGTGCGATCGCCGCCACCTGCACGAACTAGATACCGGCCACCGCCGCATTTTGTGCCATACCCCCGTCGATGAAACCTCTTGGGTGATGGCCGACAGCCCTTCTAGCCTGTTCTACACCTGGATACCCGATACTCCTTTGGGAGCGGGCGACGAAGTGGTGATGATTGAAAGCGACGCCGAGCTGCACACCCTCAACCGCGAAGCCCCTAGGCCGGTGCGGCAGCAGCCCCTTAGGCGGATCGGCCAGGCGATCGCTCGCCTACGCAATTGGCCCACCTTAAAGCGAGATTTCATCCATTTGGTGCGCTCTGGTTCGGGGCAGCAGCTGCGCCGGGTGGCGCTGATTTGCGGTATCACCGTGCTAGCCCTATGCCTGGTGGGCACGCTGTTGTTAGACGCCAATTCCCCTGACGACATCCCTCTATTTCAGGCCTTTTTGTACACGTTTATCACCTTGTTTGGGGGATACGGCGATGTGTTCGAAGCCCTAGAAGACTTCAATTATCCCCGACTGCTGCAACTCTTTGGCGTGCTCCTGACGGTGGCCGGAGCTGCGTTTGTAGGGGTACTCTATGCGCTGCTCACCGAGAAATTGCTCACCCTGCGGTTTGAGTTTATGGAGCGTCGCCCGCCGGTACCCGAACAAGACCATGTGGTAGTGATCTGGCTGGGGCGGGTCGGGCGACAGGTGCTGGCGGCGCTCCAAGACCTCAACCAGCCCGTCGTGGGCATTTCGTCCCACGGTCTTGATGCTGACGTACTGCCTAAAATTCCGCTGCTGACTGGCGATGTCAGCGCCGCCCTCGATAAGGCCAACCTGGCCACCGCCAAAAGCGTCGTGGCGGTCAGTGAGGACGAAATTCAAAACCTGGAGATGGGGCTGTTGGCCCACCGGCTCAACCCCCATTGCCGGGCCATCATTCGCACCTACGACCAGCAGTTTACCGATCGCGTCGCCCAGATTTTTCCCTTTGCCCAGGTGCTCTGTGCCTCGGCGCTGTCCGCCGAAGCGTTTGCCGGGGCAGCCTTTGGCGAACATGTCATTGGCCTGTTTCGGCTCTATGACCAAACGGTATTAATCACCCAGTACCAGGTTGAACCCGGCGATACCCTGATTGGCATGCTGCTGGCAGAGGTGGCCTATGGCTATGGCGTTGTTCCCCTGTGGCACCAGCATGGGGACCAGCCCAGCAAAATTATGCCCACCGACGATATTCGGCTGAAACGGGGCGATCGCCTGGTGGTGTTGGCGACCATCAGTGGTCTGCGCCGCATTGAGCAACGAGAACTGGCCCCCCGTACCTGGCACCTGCACCTCGAAAGAGCTTTCACCCCCCAGGCCCTGTTTGACGGGGCTACTGAAATTGCGCGCGTTTCCGGCTACCGCCTGGGCGAGGCCCGACAGCTGATGGCCCAGATACCGATCACCTTGCCGCTGCCCCTCTACCGTCATCAGGCTCTTCGTCTCTGCCGACTGTTAACCCGTGCTCAGGTCAAGGCCGAGGTTGTACCGCCACCGGTTTAGGGGCAAGGGCCAACTGTTACAGGCATCCATCGCTGCCCTCTTTAGGCCCGCAGAGATTCTGAAGAAATAGAGAGTTTCAACGGTTTTGATGCCGAGGCCAGGGCCTTTGCGATAGAGTTTGCCCAGGGATAATTGAGACAGGACTGGGCAATGGCAAAGCAGGGTGACATGACGCAAAACCGAGGGCCACAGCCCTGGCTAAAAGCATTGCTCTGGGTGGGCGGCATGGGTAGCCTGCTGCCGCTGAGCCTGCCAGTGCTGGCCTTGTCGGAATCGGTGGGGCCTCAGGGCATCGATGCCCGGCGACTGCACGTGGCTCCCTACTACCTAACCGGCGACAAAATTGCGATTGGGCAAGTCGAAATTGGCCGTCCCAGCCAATTTGGCATCGATAAAGTCGCTACCGAAACCTTGCCCATCTCTGTACGGCGAGTGCTGCTGCTTGACGGCCTAGCCAACGCCAACGAATATGTCGATGGCCACGCCAGCAATGTGGCTAGCGTCATGATTAGCCAAGATAAACAACGCACTGGGGTTGCTCCCGAGGCGCTGCTCTACTCTGGGGCGATCGGACCCCTGGGTAGCACCAGTGCTCAGCCAGAAGAATGTCTGGCCGCCCAGGCAGTGGCCTTGCAAAATGGTGGCGATGTCCGCGCCATCAACTTTAGTTTTGGTGAACCCCTCACCCGCGACCCGCGCTCTAACCCAGTGCTTGATGGCAATGCGCTGCTAACCCAGTGCATCGACTGGTCCTCTCGGGTGCATGGCGCGCTGTACGTGATTGCAGGCAACCAGGGGCGAGGCGGCATTCCCATTCCCACCGACAACTTTAACGGCATTAACGTCGCCTACTCGCGCCAGGGGAACGGCGAGTTTAACCGCCTTGATGCCTCTAACCTGGGCAGCGAACCCGCCGCTGTCCGTCAGGGGGCACCGGTCGAAACCAACGTGGGTCCCCGTCGCTCGATCAGTCTAGTGGCTCCCGGTAGCAGCATTGAACTGATCGACCCCGATGGGCGGGTGCGTACCTCCAGCGGCAGCAGCTTTGCTTCGCCCCACGTGGCGGGCACCATCGCCCTGATGCAGCAGCTAGTCGATCGCCAGTTTCGCGCGGGTATGGCCAACATGCCCCTAGAGGGCCGTCACCCCATGGTCATGAAAGCCGTGCTGCTCAACTCGGCTGACAAGCTCAAAGACAGCGGTGACGGCCTGCGGCTGGGCATGACCCGCACCCTGCTCGACAACGCCAGCCGCTCTTGGGTAGAGTCCGATGCCTACCGCGATCGCAAAATTCCCCTGCACAAAGACCTAGGGACGGGCCACCTCAACGCCTACCGCGCCTATCAACAGATCTCTCCCGGTGCCTTTGGCCCCGACCAAACCGTGCCTGCCATCGGCTGGAACTTTGCGGCCCTAACCCCACCAACAGCATCGGCTATGGCCCACGACTACGAATTTGCCGATCCCTTGCAGGGCGGTAGCTACATAGCGGCGACCCTGGCTTGGGAGCGGGTTGTTGCCCTGACCGATACCAACGGCAATGGCATTTACGATCGGGGTGAAAGCTTTAGCGATCGCGGCCTCAACAACCTCAACCTATACCTCATGCCCGCCGACACCGACGACATTACCCAGAGTGTCTGGTCATCGGTGAGCGAGGTCGACAGCGTTGAACATATTTTTTATCAAATTCCGGAAACGGGGCGGTACAAACTGAGAGTTATCTATCAGCAGCAGGTGCACAACGAACCGACTCAGCCCTACGCCCTGGCCTGGTGGTCTGTGCCTGCCCCCTAGAGATATTGTGGCTCGTTTAGAGGAATGCCCTATGGTCGACTATGCCGTTGCCCTGAGATGTGCCCGCCTGGGCCAGGAAATCTACCGTGACTTTGGCGGTCTGCGGTTCTCGGCCTACCCCGACATTGAGCCGGTGTTTGTCGAAAGCCAGGACAACGGGTTTACCGATACCCAGGTGGCTATTCTCAACCAGCTCAACAGCGATCGCCTCTACGTCATCTTTCGCGGCTCCGACAAATCGGTTGACTGGATCAACAACTTTCAGTTTCGCCAGCAGATCTATCCCTACGGCGACGGCAACACAGAGGTCAAATTTC is a genomic window of Nodosilinea sp. E11 containing:
- a CDS encoding ABC transporter ATP-binding protein, whose translation is MTATPNFSSDTTARPTDSDWRLFLRMWPYIYRHRAALVIPLILLVPLSLSNAFQPVLIGQAISLIRQEPVMGFLEGRTLQGGLNLLVGLLVVTVATRLLLDGLQSYLVQAVGQKITADIRTDLFTHVTALAVRFFDRTPVGKLITRITSDVDALGDVFSTGAVGIITDVISMLVLLVVMFTMQWQLALMLLALLLPVTWLIIYFQQQYRKANYKAREYLSELNATLQENVAGINVVQLFRRERYNAEMFRGTNQKYITAVDKTIFYDSAVSSTLEWISLVAIGGVLWLGGLLVMEDALTFGTLATFILFAQRLFDPLRQFADKFTAIQAGLTAVERITDLFTVPVEIRDPEKVWSEGVGSEGVGSQGAGGGEIDHSAFPTTYLTPLEAAAPSTTHSPIHSSTPYPSKASEICFDQVTFGYKADEPVIKDLTFTLRPGEKVALVGPTGAGKSSIIRLLCRLYDINQGAILLDGVDIRDLPQAELRQRMAVILQDGFLFAGDVKSNITLGEEYPLEAVIEAAKQTNIHGLIEDLPQGYDTELRERGTNLSGGQKQLLAFARAAIRNPGILVLDEATANLDVGTEAMIQEALERLLEHRTAIIIAHRLSTIRNVDRILVLKHGELVEQGSHDELLAQEGLYSSLYRLQRLGV
- a CDS encoding S8 family serine peptidase codes for the protein MAKQGDMTQNRGPQPWLKALLWVGGMGSLLPLSLPVLALSESVGPQGIDARRLHVAPYYLTGDKIAIGQVEIGRPSQFGIDKVATETLPISVRRVLLLDGLANANEYVDGHASNVASVMISQDKQRTGVAPEALLYSGAIGPLGSTSAQPEECLAAQAVALQNGGDVRAINFSFGEPLTRDPRSNPVLDGNALLTQCIDWSSRVHGALYVIAGNQGRGGIPIPTDNFNGINVAYSRQGNGEFNRLDASNLGSEPAAVRQGAPVETNVGPRRSISLVAPGSSIELIDPDGRVRTSSGSSFASPHVAGTIALMQQLVDRQFRAGMANMPLEGRHPMVMKAVLLNSADKLKDSGDGLRLGMTRTLLDNASRSWVESDAYRDRKIPLHKDLGTGHLNAYRAYQQISPGAFGPDQTVPAIGWNFAALTPPTASAMAHDYEFADPLQGGSYIAATLAWERVVALTDTNGNGIYDRGESFSDRGLNNLNLYLMPADTDDITQSVWSSVSEVDSVEHIFYQIPETGRYKLRVIYQQQVHNEPTQPYALAWWSVPAP
- a CDS encoding potassium channel family protein, which translates into the protein MAIAAPQSEKRETPPANDGFLVCGLGSLGQNCVANLKSFGVPVHAINDTLPDQWEVPHLRQLIDHLEIGDCRSAEVLEIAGIRQCRAVLLVTQDERVNLEAALTARVLNPKVRLVMRSDKQNLNELMGQQLQNFIAFEPTQLAAPAFALGAFGEALVGYFNLDGHRFQVVKQVLEPTHPWCDRRHLHELDTGHRRILCHTPVDETSWVMADSPSSLFYTWIPDTPLGAGDEVVMIESDAELHTLNREAPRPVRQQPLRRIGQAIARLRNWPTLKRDFIHLVRSGSGQQLRRVALICGITVLALCLVGTLLLDANSPDDIPLFQAFLYTFITLFGGYGDVFEALEDFNYPRLLQLFGVLLTVAGAAFVGVLYALLTEKLLTLRFEFMERRPPVPEQDHVVVIWLGRVGRQVLAALQDLNQPVVGISSHGLDADVLPKIPLLTGDVSAALDKANLATAKSVVAVSEDEIQNLEMGLLAHRLNPHCRAIIRTYDQQFTDRVAQIFPFAQVLCASALSAEAFAGAAFGEHVIGLFRLYDQTVLITQYQVEPGDTLIGMLLAEVAYGYGVVPLWHQHGDQPSKIMPTDDIRLKRGDRLVVLATISGLRRIEQRELAPRTWHLHLERAFTPQALFDGATEIARVSGYRLGEARQLMAQIPITLPLPLYRHQALRLCRLLTRAQVKAEVVPPPV